One Sporomusaceae bacterium ACPt DNA window includes the following coding sequences:
- the lon gene encoding Lon protease, with the protein MKDFFSKLVRSGNNQRGASNRSNQEDQLKRQVAALYGLYTGVLGAEKVVLKAGKLGALELMRSDSLSERVLALQKLVFEDPTIDKLPSFDDIPGILGEIEEELADLCARRTVEDRIEKKIAEKMEERHQEYVQEIRMQVIKEESDANVENPQTLKKYAMLEKLETRKLTKSAMEFLRPASLDEIVGQERAIEALRAKLASPYPQHLILYGPPGVGKTTAARLVLEEAKKLKNTPFAKDAPFVEVDGTTLRWDPRDVTNPLLGSVHDPIYQGARRDLAESGVPEPKPGLVTDAHGGILFIDEIGEMDPMLQNKLLKVLEDKRVFFDSAYYDPSDASVPKYIKKLFEEGAPADFILIGATTRDAGDIMPAVRSRCAEIYFEPLTPKHIEEIVYNASVKLGAAIEPEVPRLISDYTIEGRKAVNILSDAYSMALMRTGSSEQAVTITVQDVYRVAQVSRLSPYVNRKAAATLEVGKVFGLGVSGYLGSVLEIEAVAFPAETGKGSIRFNDTAGSMAKDSVFNAAAVVRKITGQDLAGYDIHVNIIGGGRIDGPSAGTAILSAVISAITGKPIRQDVAITGEISIQGRVKAVGGVFEKAYGAKQAGISVMIIPQENKADIPENHLGLDIRPVNTVEEALAILFDEEQAASA; encoded by the coding sequence ATGAAAGATTTCTTTAGCAAACTGGTACGCAGCGGTAACAACCAACGCGGCGCCAGCAACCGTAGTAATCAGGAAGACCAGCTCAAACGCCAGGTAGCAGCATTATATGGGTTGTATACCGGCGTTCTCGGAGCCGAAAAAGTCGTACTCAAAGCCGGTAAACTGGGAGCACTTGAGCTTATGCGTTCTGACAGCCTGTCTGAACGGGTGCTGGCATTGCAGAAACTGGTCTTTGAAGATCCGACAATTGACAAATTGCCGTCTTTTGACGATATTCCCGGTATTTTGGGCGAAATAGAAGAAGAATTGGCTGACCTGTGCGCCCGCCGGACTGTTGAAGACCGCATAGAAAAGAAAATTGCCGAAAAGATGGAAGAACGTCACCAGGAATATGTGCAGGAAATCCGCATGCAGGTTATCAAAGAAGAAAGCGATGCCAATGTGGAAAACCCGCAGACGCTCAAAAAATATGCCATGCTGGAAAAACTTGAAACCCGCAAGCTTACTAAGTCAGCTATGGAATTTCTCCGTCCGGCCAGCTTGGACGAAATTGTCGGCCAGGAACGGGCCATTGAGGCGCTACGGGCCAAACTGGCTTCACCGTATCCACAGCACCTTATCCTCTACGGACCGCCGGGAGTCGGCAAAACTACGGCTGCCCGCCTGGTGCTGGAAGAAGCCAAGAAGCTTAAAAATACACCATTTGCCAAAGACGCGCCATTTGTTGAAGTAGACGGCACAACACTCCGGTGGGACCCGCGTGATGTCACCAACCCCCTTTTGGGATCGGTACATGACCCTATTTATCAGGGAGCGCGCCGCGATCTGGCTGAAAGCGGTGTGCCTGAGCCCAAGCCAGGCCTGGTGACAGACGCTCATGGCGGTATTCTGTTTATTGACGAAATTGGCGAAATGGACCCTATGCTGCAGAACAAGCTGTTAAAAGTGCTTGAAGACAAGCGGGTATTTTTTGATTCAGCCTACTACGATCCGTCAGACGCCAGTGTGCCGAAATATATTAAAAAACTGTTTGAAGAAGGCGCGCCGGCCGATTTTATCCTAATTGGTGCCACCACCCGGGATGCAGGTGACATCATGCCGGCTGTACGCTCCCGTTGTGCTGAAATATATTTTGAACCGTTGACACCCAAGCATATTGAAGAAATTGTTTATAACGCCTCAGTCAAGTTGGGAGCGGCCATTGAGCCGGAAGTTCCGCGCCTGATCAGTGATTACACCATTGAAGGCCGGAAAGCTGTTAATATCTTGTCTGACGCTTACAGTATGGCGCTCATGCGTACCGGTAGCAGCGAGCAAGCCGTTACCATTACCGTGCAGGACGTATACCGCGTAGCCCAGGTCAGCCGTTTGTCGCCGTACGTCAACCGCAAGGCGGCGGCAACGCTTGAAGTGGGCAAAGTATTTGGCCTTGGTGTAAGTGGTTATTTGGGGTCAGTCCTTGAAATTGAGGCGGTGGCTTTCCCTGCCGAAACCGGTAAAGGCAGCATCCGCTTTAATGATACCGCCGGCAGCATGGCTAAAGATTCAGTATTTAACGCTGCAGCTGTTGTCAGAAAAATTACCGGACAGGACTTAGCCGGCTACGATATTCATGTGAATATTATCGGTGGTGGCCGCATTGACGGGCCATCCGCAGGTACCGCCATCCTATCGGCCGTTATTTCGGCCATTACAGGCAAACCGATCCGCCAGGATGTAGCCATTACCGGTGAAATTTCCATCCAAGGCCGGGTTAAGGCAGTCGGCGGCGTATTTGAAAAAGCCTACGGGGCCAAACAAGCCGGGATTTCCGTTATGATTATCCCGCAGGAAAACAAGGCAGATATCCCGGAAAATCACTTAGGCCTTGATATCCGTCCGGTCAATACCGTAGAAGAAGCGCTGGCCATTCTGTTTGACGAAGAGCAAGCCGCTAGCGCCTAG
- the gdpP gene encoding Cyclic-di-AMP phosphodiesterase GdpP: MPQGPSFWFDTRIYLAVTAALLLVICFYNPYAAVLGAVLLYALYLYGWERYTSRQKEINNYLETVSHSIDTAAVQAVNNLPLAMVIIDHQGVIYWRNNLFAEWVNNPAEPGQLLGKFWPNLAVDKIAGKDGRIKLEADSHYYEIIHCAVDNSLTVLYISDVTAMESDRLAGCRTQTVLAYIQIDNYDDALTGLSESQRTAVLGEVNRLLAEWITELDGHLKKYSEDTYIAVLNRCALDRLMTGDKFDILDRIRSIQAGNKIPVTLSIGAATGESSVAELGQRAQAGLDLALSRGGDQAAVNISGKVQFFGGKAKAVEKNTRVKARIVAQAIRELIEQADSIVVMGHTGEDFDSLGAALGVAKMVHHLGKQVRVVVSQPGLAVDKLSELLLDYEEYRELFISPMQAALLVNAKTLVFVVDTHRPELVAAPDVLAAAERTVIIDHHRRAETIIANTLLVYLEPSASSASELVTELLGYFDEKLELNRLEASALYAGIVVDTKNFAVQTGVRTFEAASYLRRAGADPTLVRHLFRVDFETIKSRAAIIETTEMPYEGVTIAICPADVKNAQVVAAQTADMLLNIEGVRVSFVLFNTDDAIGVSARSHGDINVQVIMEKLGGGGHQSVAGAKIRNASAELIKAKIIELVDSYLKESGIHESNSAARSEKAR, encoded by the coding sequence ATGCCTCAGGGTCCATCATTTTGGTTTGACACCCGTATCTATTTGGCGGTAACGGCAGCTCTCTTACTTGTTATTTGCTTCTACAATCCTTATGCTGCTGTGCTTGGCGCCGTATTGCTGTACGCACTCTATTTATACGGGTGGGAAAGGTACACATCCCGGCAAAAGGAAATAAACAATTACTTGGAAACTGTAAGTCACTCTATTGATACAGCGGCAGTCCAAGCGGTAAACAATTTACCGCTGGCTATGGTTATCATTGATCACCAGGGAGTGATCTACTGGCGCAATAACTTGTTTGCCGAGTGGGTCAATAATCCGGCCGAACCAGGACAGTTGCTTGGTAAATTTTGGCCCAATTTAGCGGTCGATAAAATTGCTGGTAAAGACGGCCGGATTAAACTGGAAGCAGACAGTCACTATTACGAAATTATCCATTGCGCTGTTGATAACTCACTCACTGTTCTCTATATTTCCGATGTTACCGCTATGGAGTCCGACAGGCTGGCCGGCTGCCGCACTCAGACAGTGCTGGCCTATATACAGATTGATAATTATGACGATGCCTTAACCGGTTTGAGCGAGAGTCAGCGCACCGCCGTCTTAGGTGAAGTCAACCGTTTATTGGCAGAATGGATAACCGAACTTGACGGCCATTTAAAGAAATATAGTGAGGACACCTATATCGCTGTGTTAAACCGGTGCGCTCTTGACCGGCTTATGACAGGTGACAAGTTTGATATTTTAGACCGTATTCGCAGCATTCAGGCAGGCAATAAAATTCCGGTGACTTTAAGTATTGGCGCGGCAACAGGTGAAAGCTCGGTTGCTGAGCTTGGGCAACGGGCCCAGGCTGGGCTGGATTTAGCCCTTAGCCGGGGCGGCGACCAGGCTGCCGTCAATATTAGCGGCAAAGTACAGTTTTTTGGCGGCAAAGCCAAAGCTGTTGAAAAAAATACCAGAGTCAAGGCCCGGATTGTGGCTCAAGCCATCCGGGAACTGATTGAGCAAGCTGACAGCATTGTAGTTATGGGCCATACCGGCGAAGATTTTGATAGTCTTGGCGCAGCGCTGGGGGTCGCAAAAATGGTTCACCACCTGGGTAAACAAGTACGGGTAGTTGTCAGTCAGCCCGGACTGGCAGTTGACAAACTGTCAGAACTACTTCTTGATTACGAAGAATACCGGGAACTGTTTATATCCCCCATGCAAGCCGCCCTGTTAGTTAATGCTAAAACACTGGTGTTTGTTGTTGACACCCATCGCCCCGAGTTGGTGGCTGCGCCTGATGTGTTAGCCGCAGCGGAACGTACGGTTATTATTGACCATCACCGCCGGGCTGAGACAATTATTGCCAATACACTGCTTGTATATCTTGAGCCGTCGGCCTCATCGGCCAGCGAACTGGTTACTGAGTTGCTGGGCTATTTTGACGAAAAACTGGAACTAAACCGTTTGGAAGCCTCGGCGCTATATGCCGGCATTGTTGTAGACACCAAGAACTTTGCCGTACAAACCGGGGTGCGGACTTTTGAAGCCGCTTCCTATCTTAGACGGGCAGGCGCCGACCCAACCCTGGTGCGGCACTTGTTCCGCGTTGACTTTGAAACAATTAAATCCCGGGCGGCCATTATTGAAACCACCGAAATGCCGTATGAAGGGGTAACAATAGCTATATGTCCGGCAGATGTTAAAAATGCTCAGGTCGTGGCCGCGCAGACAGCTGACATGTTGCTGAACATTGAAGGGGTACGTGTAAGTTTTGTCTTGTTTAACACTGATGATGCCATCGGCGTTAGTGCCCGTTCCCACGGCGATATTAATGTCCAGGTAATTATGGAAAAATTGGGCGGTGGCGGGCACCAGTCAGTGGCCGGTGCCAAAATCAGAAATGCCAGCGCCGAATTGATAAAAGCTAAAATTATTGAATTAGTTGATAGCTATTTAAAGGAGAGTGGAATACATGAAAGTAATTCTGCAGCAAGAAGTGAAAAAGCTCGGTAA
- a CDS encoding Single-stranded DNA-binding protein produces MNKVILVGRLAQDPEVRYTQSGKAVASFTLAVNRFGGGQGQNSADFIPVVAWEKLAETCGNNLTKGQRVLVEGRLQIRSYETNDGQKRRVAEVVAQSIEFLERKQASGTDAGNIDINSFGKDVFPDEEIPF; encoded by the coding sequence ATGAATAAAGTCATCCTTGTTGGCCGCTTGGCTCAAGATCCGGAAGTAAGATATACGCAAAGCGGCAAAGCAGTTGCTTCGTTTACCCTGGCGGTTAACAGATTTGGCGGTGGTCAAGGACAAAATTCAGCCGATTTTATTCCGGTAGTAGCGTGGGAAAAACTGGCTGAAACATGTGGCAACAATCTTACCAAAGGTCAGCGGGTGCTGGTCGAAGGCCGTCTGCAGATACGCTCTTACGAAACCAACGATGGGCAAAAGCGCCGGGTAGCCGAAGTAGTGGCGCAGTCCATTGAGTTCTTGGAACGCAAACAGGCGTCAGGTACTGACGCCGGGAATATAGATATCAATTCGTTCGGCAAAGATGTCTTCCCTGACGAGGAAATCCCATTTTAA
- the mscS gene encoding Small-conductance mechanosensitive channel, producing MEQLLTPEFWLGIAIRVIRLAAIGVGGIVLLKVTNALVEQFFLPKPGTKKLYLEEKRARTLSSLLHSIIRYTIYFIVAVMILQEFKIDTTSIVAGAGIIGLALGVGAQSLIKDFITGFFIILEDQYGVGDYVVIGDMAGTVEELGFRVTKLRDFNGILHIVPNGSVTRVSNHTRGHMLAVVNVPVPYEADIDLVFKILDEVCITVGKSMTEVLDGPQVVGVVDLRPGEIMIRLTAKTVPLEQVKVETALRRLIKERFAEARIPPPLLLNVVPVAEKKAAKTGG from the coding sequence GTGGAACAACTGCTGACACCTGAGTTTTGGCTGGGGATAGCAATTAGAGTAATCCGGCTGGCGGCTATTGGCGTAGGCGGCATTGTTTTACTCAAGGTTACCAATGCGCTGGTAGAACAGTTTTTCTTACCCAAGCCTGGGACTAAAAAGCTGTATCTTGAAGAAAAACGGGCCAGAACGTTAAGCAGCCTGCTGCATAGCATAATACGATATACCATCTATTTCATCGTGGCCGTCATGATTTTGCAGGAGTTTAAAATTGACACCACCTCAATTGTGGCTGGCGCCGGCATTATCGGGTTGGCCTTGGGCGTAGGCGCCCAAAGTCTTATTAAAGACTTTATCACCGGCTTTTTTATTATTTTGGAAGACCAGTACGGTGTGGGCGATTATGTAGTAATTGGCGATATGGCAGGAACTGTTGAAGAGTTGGGGTTCCGGGTCACCAAGCTACGGGACTTTAACGGCATACTGCACATCGTTCCCAACGGCTCGGTAACCCGGGTAAGCAATCACACCAGAGGTCATATGCTGGCGGTAGTCAATGTACCTGTTCCGTATGAAGCTGATATTGACCTAGTTTTTAAAATATTAGATGAAGTGTGTATAACCGTCGGCAAAAGTATGACGGAAGTGCTGGACGGGCCGCAGGTAGTGGGTGTAGTCGACTTGCGGCCGGGCGAAATTATGATCCGCTTGACCGCCAAAACAGTTCCGCTAGAACAAGTCAAGGTGGAAACGGCGCTGCGCCGCTTGATAAAGGAACGGTTTGCCGAAGCCCGGATTCCTCCGCCTCTGTTGCTTAACGTTGTGCCGGTGGCGGAAAAAAAAGCAGCGAAAACAGGAGGCTAG
- the dnaC gene encoding Replicative DNA helicase, with translation MIDRVPPQNVEAEQSVLGAMMIEREAISKVSELLRPEDFYREAHRLIYSAMLELFNKNDAVDLVTVVEVLRRNEKLEPAGGIAYVSALANSVPTAANVMYHARIVEEKALLRQLINTATHVATMGYEANEEVAVIMDKAEKMILEVSNRKAGQEFASIKNIIFDVFDKVSELYASKGGITGLPTGFKDLDKLTSGLQPSDLILIAARPSMGKTAFVLNIAQHVAIKEKQAVAFFSLEMSKEQLVQRMLCAEAPIDAQRLRIGELENNDWDKLVRAADRLAAAPIFIDDTAGITVMEMRSKARRLKIEHDLKLIIIDYLQLMQGGSGGSRSENRQQEISEISRSLKALARELKVPVIALSQLSRSVESRQLKKPMLSDLRESGSLEQDADIVAFLYREDYYEPETERKNITDVIVAKHRNGPVDTVQLFFHKQFTKFSDLSKMPG, from the coding sequence TTGATTGATCGCGTTCCTCCCCAAAACGTTGAAGCAGAGCAGTCGGTGCTTGGTGCCATGATGATTGAACGCGAAGCCATTTCCAAAGTGTCGGAGTTGTTAAGGCCGGAAGATTTTTACCGTGAGGCGCACCGCCTCATATATAGTGCCATGCTTGAGCTATTCAACAAAAATGACGCCGTCGATTTGGTAACAGTGGTGGAAGTGCTGCGGCGGAATGAAAAACTGGAACCGGCCGGCGGCATTGCCTATGTTTCGGCTTTAGCCAACAGTGTGCCAACAGCGGCAAATGTCATGTACCATGCCCGTATTGTCGAAGAAAAGGCGCTTCTGCGCCAGCTCATCAACACGGCTACCCATGTAGCCACTATGGGGTATGAAGCTAACGAAGAAGTGGCCGTTATTATGGATAAGGCCGAAAAGATGATTCTGGAAGTGTCCAACCGCAAAGCCGGCCAGGAATTTGCTTCAATAAAAAATATAATATTTGATGTATTTGATAAAGTTTCTGAACTTTATGCGTCCAAGGGCGGCATTACCGGGCTGCCCACCGGGTTTAAAGATCTGGATAAGCTAACGTCCGGTTTGCAGCCGTCAGACCTCATTCTTATTGCCGCCCGCCCCAGTATGGGAAAAACCGCCTTTGTACTTAACATAGCCCAACACGTCGCCATTAAAGAGAAGCAAGCGGTAGCATTTTTTAGCCTGGAGATGTCCAAGGAACAGCTTGTGCAGCGGATGCTGTGTGCCGAAGCCCCCATTGACGCCCAACGGCTCAGGATTGGTGAGCTGGAAAATAACGATTGGGACAAGCTGGTACGGGCTGCCGACCGCTTGGCCGCAGCGCCCATCTTTATTGACGATACTGCCGGTATTACCGTTATGGAGATGCGCTCCAAAGCCCGGCGGCTCAAGATTGAGCATGACTTAAAGCTGATCATCATTGATTATCTGCAGCTTATGCAGGGTGGATCAGGCGGTTCCCGCAGTGAAAACCGCCAGCAGGAAATCTCAGAAATATCGCGATCCCTAAAAGCTTTGGCCCGCGAGCTCAAAGTTCCGGTCATCGCCTTATCCCAGCTCAGCCGGAGTGTTGAATCCCGCCAGCTCAAAAAGCCGATGCTTAGCGACCTTCGGGAATCAGGTTCACTTGAGCAAGATGCCGATATTGTCGCCTTCCTGTACCGTGAAGACTATTACGAACCGGAAACCGAGCGCAAGAACATTACTGACGTCATTGTCGCCAAGCACCGTAACGGACCTGTTGACACAGTACAGCTCTTTTTCCACAAGCAGTTTACCAAGTTCAGCGATTTATCAAAAATGCCAGGGTAG
- the rpsF gene encoding 30S ribosomal protein S6 yields the protein MRKYEVVIIIKPGDEEAINATIAKFENIIKNTGGNIDKVDRWGKKRLAYEVKDFMEGYYALINFTAEPATVFELERVLKITDEVLKHMVVKLED from the coding sequence GTGAGAAAATACGAAGTCGTGATTATTATTAAGCCTGGTGACGAAGAGGCTATTAATGCAACTATCGCCAAATTCGAGAACATCATTAAGAACACCGGTGGCAACATTGATAAGGTTGACCGTTGGGGCAAAAAACGCCTGGCTTATGAAGTAAAAGACTTCATGGAGGGTTATTATGCCCTGATTAACTTCACTGCTGAGCCGGCTACTGTGTTTGAGCTTGAACGCGTGCTGAAGATTACCGATGAAGTCCTTAAACACATGGTTGTTAAACTGGAAGACTAA
- the fsr_3 gene encoding Fosmidomycin resistance protein, which produces MSEKLTRTDIYNVSLLAAGHFFSDFYANFLPALLPLVMVKLGLSLTLSGALVMVYSVISSVLQPLSGYIIDKYGYTWLLLVTTPVSAVFICLAGLAGSKAVLFLLVTLAGLGASIFHPLAASLMGKIVTAETTGTAMAVFVFGGNAGFALAPAVIMYCLNTGGTTGLLWLIIPGLAVTWACYTAGLHRVNIRRATKPVGEEGSGQSVPWYKSRGLLFLNASAALRAWVQAAILTFLPLALAGAGQPPTVAAAMLTVFLMSGSCGSLVGGWIGDKIGRKAGVIGSLVLCLPVSYLFLVDLTPSPVNYILVAVSGALLQSAMPTSVVWAQELLPGNAAMASGMMLGLAFGLGGVGAAITGALGDQIGLQPALVWTLLAIIPAIALTAVIPQTGKFPVTICQTPNSIDSQN; this is translated from the coding sequence TTGAGTGAAAAATTAACCCGTACGGATATTTACAATGTATCATTGCTGGCGGCGGGACACTTTTTTAGTGACTTTTACGCCAATTTTTTGCCGGCGCTGTTGCCGCTGGTTATGGTTAAGCTGGGTCTATCGCTTACACTAAGCGGGGCGCTGGTTATGGTTTATTCGGTAATATCAAGCGTACTTCAGCCACTAAGTGGCTATATTATTGATAAATACGGCTATACTTGGTTATTGCTTGTTACCACGCCGGTAAGCGCCGTCTTTATTTGTTTGGCCGGGCTTGCCGGCAGCAAAGCAGTCCTGTTTTTATTAGTGACACTGGCTGGACTGGGGGCGTCAATATTTCATCCACTGGCCGCCAGCCTGATGGGCAAAATAGTTACTGCCGAGACCACAGGCACAGCCATGGCAGTCTTTGTGTTTGGTGGCAATGCCGGATTTGCCTTGGCCCCGGCCGTTATCATGTACTGCTTAAACACCGGTGGCACAACCGGCTTGCTTTGGCTTATTATTCCCGGTTTAGCTGTTACCTGGGCTTGTTATACGGCAGGCCTCCACCGGGTGAATATCCGTCGTGCGACTAAGCCTGTTGGGGAGGAAGGCAGTGGTCAGAGCGTTCCCTGGTACAAGTCGCGTGGCTTGCTCTTTTTAAATGCTTCTGCCGCCCTCAGGGCGTGGGTGCAGGCAGCAATACTGACATTTTTGCCGCTGGCCCTGGCCGGGGCCGGGCAACCGCCGACAGTGGCGGCGGCAATGCTTACAGTATTTTTGATGAGTGGGTCCTGCGGCTCGCTTGTTGGCGGTTGGATAGGTGACAAAATTGGCCGTAAGGCTGGCGTAATTGGTTCGTTAGTTCTATGTTTGCCTGTATCATATTTATTTCTTGTTGACTTAACACCGTCGCCGGTTAACTACATTCTGGTGGCTGTTAGCGGGGCGCTGCTGCAGAGTGCAATGCCGACATCAGTTGTATGGGCTCAGGAATTGTTGCCAGGTAATGCCGCTATGGCGTCCGGCATGATGTTGGGCCTGGCGTTTGGTTTGGGCGGAGTTGGCGCGGCCATAACCGGGGCGCTAGGTGACCAGATTGGCCTGCAACCTGCACTGGTATGGACGCTGCTTGCTATTATTCCGGCAATTGCATTGACTGCTGTTATTCCTCAGACAGGCAAATTCCCGGTAACAATTTGCCAAACGCCAAACTCGATCGACAGCCAAAACTAA
- the ychF gene encoding Ribosome-binding ATPase YchF, which produces MSTNLEVGIVGLPNVGKSTLFNAITRAGAEAANYPFCTIEPNVGVVDVPDERLGRLTDMYRPKRTIPAAMRFVDIAGLVEGAAQGEGLGNKFLAHIRQVDAVAQVVRCFADDNITHVAGSIDPVRDIEIINTELCLADLETVEKRIERVQKMLKGGDKKAQAELEALKSVKHALENGQPARRVVHDGDMADLLRDLFLLTLKPTLFVANVSEQEAADSSANPHVAKVREYAAQEGAEVIVVSAKVESEIAELPDDEAREFLADLGLAESGLDKLIRASFKLLGLMTFFTAGEQEVRAWTIVRGTKAPQAAGKIHTDIERGFIRAEIVSYDDLIAAGSHNAAKEKGLVRLEGKEYVMQDGDVTYFRFNV; this is translated from the coding sequence ATGAGCACGAATCTGGAAGTCGGCATTGTGGGTCTGCCTAATGTCGGTAAAAGTACATTATTTAACGCTATTACCAGAGCCGGAGCCGAAGCGGCCAACTATCCGTTCTGTACCATTGAGCCTAATGTCGGTGTTGTTGACGTTCCTGACGAACGTCTGGGCCGGTTGACTGATATGTACCGTCCTAAGCGGACGATACCTGCCGCCATGAGGTTTGTCGATATTGCCGGACTGGTAGAAGGCGCTGCCCAAGGCGAAGGGCTTGGTAACAAATTCCTGGCCCATATCCGTCAAGTAGATGCCGTGGCGCAGGTGGTAAGATGTTTTGCCGACGATAATATCACCCATGTGGCAGGTAGCATTGACCCGGTGCGCGATATCGAAATAATCAACACCGAACTTTGCCTGGCCGACCTCGAAACTGTCGAAAAACGTATTGAGCGGGTACAAAAAATGCTTAAGGGCGGTGATAAGAAGGCGCAGGCTGAGCTTGAAGCACTCAAAAGTGTCAAGCACGCTTTAGAAAATGGCCAGCCTGCCCGCCGTGTCGTCCACGACGGGGATATGGCTGATCTGCTAAGAGATCTATTCCTGTTAACCTTAAAGCCTACCTTGTTTGTTGCCAATGTCAGTGAACAGGAAGCAGCTGATTCCAGCGCCAACCCGCATGTTGCCAAGGTGCGCGAGTACGCCGCTCAGGAAGGCGCAGAAGTAATTGTCGTATCAGCCAAGGTAGAGTCGGAGATTGCCGAACTGCCTGATGATGAAGCCCGGGAGTTTTTAGCCGATTTGGGCCTTGCCGAATCCGGGCTTGACAAACTTATTCGCGCCAGTTTCAAACTTTTGGGACTTATGACGTTTTTTACCGCCGGTGAACAGGAAGTGCGGGCCTGGACTATTGTCCGGGGTACCAAAGCGCCGCAGGCTGCCGGTAAAATTCACACCGATATTGAGCGCGGTTTTATCAGGGCCGAAATCGTATCCTATGATGATTTAATAGCTGCCGGGTCGCATAACGCCGCAAAGGAAAAAGGCCTGGTCCGTTTAGAGGGTAAAGAATATGTAATGCAAGATGGCGATGTCACATATTTCCGCTTCAATGTATAA
- the rplI gene encoding 50S ribosomal protein L9, whose amino-acid sequence MKVILQQEVKKLGKKGDIVEVSEGYARNYLLPQKLAIPATANNVNNATLQKAAEERKKERMLDEAKLLAAQMSKITVTIPVKMGEGGRLFGSVTAKDIADALAAQHKIELDKRKIELKDAIKAVGTYPVGIKLHPEVSTRIQVTVTAG is encoded by the coding sequence ATGAAAGTAATTCTGCAGCAAGAAGTGAAAAAGCTCGGTAAAAAAGGTGATATAGTCGAAGTATCTGAGGGCTATGCCCGCAACTACCTATTGCCGCAAAAGCTGGCCATTCCGGCCACTGCTAATAATGTCAACAATGCTACTTTGCAAAAGGCGGCCGAGGAGCGTAAAAAAGAGCGTATGCTGGATGAAGCCAAATTACTGGCTGCCCAAATGTCTAAAATTACTGTTACCATACCGGTAAAGATGGGTGAAGGCGGCCGCTTGTTCGGCTCAGTTACGGCCAAGGACATTGCCGATGCCTTGGCTGCCCAGCATAAGATTGAGCTTGACAAGCGTAAAATTGAGCTTAAAGATGCGATCAAAGCCGTGGGAACATATCCGGTAGGTATTAAACTTCATCCGGAGGTTAGCACCCGGATTCAAGTTACCGTTACCGCCGGGTAA
- the rpsR gene encoding 30S ribosomal protein S18, whose amino-acid sequence MSIKRERGRKPKKKVCSFCVDKVTNIDYKDVPKLRRYATERGKILPRRISGNCAKHQRQLTVAIKRARNIALLPFTAE is encoded by the coding sequence ATGTCCATCAAACGCGAACGAGGCCGCAAGCCTAAGAAAAAAGTTTGCAGCTTCTGTGTTGATAAAGTCACCAATATTGATTACAAAGATGTTCCTAAATTGCGCCGCTATGCTACCGAGCGCGGAAAAATTCTGCCGCGCCGCATTTCGGGTAACTGCGCTAAACATCAGCGTCAATTGACTGTGGCTATCAAGCGGGCACGGAACATTGCTCTTCTGCCATTTACTGCAGAATAG